Below is a window of Camelina sativa cultivar DH55 chromosome 11, Cs, whole genome shotgun sequence DNA.
ACCAGGTCAACCAACAGTTGCGTTCAAACAATACGCAGGTTATGTCGATGTCGACGTGAAAGCTGGTCGGAGTCTCTTCTATTACTACGTGGAGGCTGTGAAACAACCAGATACAAAACCATTAACCCTTTGGCTCAATGGAGGTCCGTGTTTCCCTGCTCAGTTTTTTTCTACATAGTTCATATGTTTAAAgaatttttgaattaaaatttcatgtttGAGGTTTGTATTGCAGGTCCAGGTTGTTCTTCGATTGGTGGAGGAGCTTTCACTNCAGATACAAAACCATTAACCCTTTGGCTCAATGGAGGTCCGTGTTTCCCTGCTCAGTTTTTTCTACATAgttcatatatatgtttaaagaaTGTTTGAGGTTTGTATTGCAGGTCCAGGTTGTTCTTCGATTGGTGGAGGAGCTTTCACTGAGTTAGGTCCATTTTACCCCACAGGCGATGGCCGTGGCCTCCGCGTTAACTCCATGTCTTGGAACAAAGGTTTGTTTTTGACAGTTTTATGCAAGAGAGCACACAACTCTCTGATTCTACATTTGATGTTATTGTCTCTTGTTGTAATACGTGTAGCCTCGAACTTGCTATTTGTGGAGTCACCGGCTGGAGTAGGATGGTCTTACTCCAACCGAAGCTCTGATTACAACGCTGGAGACAGATCTACTGGTACAATCTAAATTCCACTCTTCAAACTAGATTAGTAGATTGTTGCTTCTTTAAATGTGTTATATGTTTGAACAGCTAGCGATATGCTCGTGTTCTTGTTGAGATGGTTGGACAAGTTCCCAAAGTTGAAGTCTCGCGACCTCTTTCTCACTGGCGAAAGTTATGCAGGTGTGTGTCTTTGATAATCGATGAAATATATTGAATGTTGTTGACCTTAAAAACATCAATATTctcatatctatatattttgcaGGACATTACATACCTCAACTGGCTGATGCGATTCTCAGCTACAATTCACGGTCAAGTGGTTTCAAGTTCAACATCAAAGGCATTGCAGTAAGCAAAAGAACCCTTCTTGACGTTCCATCAGCTCTTTTGGTTCTCTTCTGAatccttctgttttttttttcttttgctgtttGATCAGATTGGCAATCCACTTCTGAAGCTTGACAGGGACAGTCCAGCTATGTACGAGTTCTTCTGGTCTCATGGGATGATCTCTGATGAACTCAAACTCACAATCACGAGCCAATGTGACTTTGAAGATTACACATTTGCCAGCCCTCATAACGTAAGCACGGCCTGCAATGAGGCTCTCGGTGAAACCGAAAACATCATCACTGAGTACGTCAACAACTATGATGTTCTCCTTGACGTATGCTATCCGTCTATCGTCCAACAAGAGCTGAGGCTCAAGAAAATGGTCAGCCCTTTTTCACCTTTTGGTCCTACCAACAAAACTTTTAATTGTTGAATTgtctgttaattttttaaaatggtttcAGGCAACTAAGATGAGCCTGGGAGTGGATGTTTGTATGACATACGAAAGACGGTTCTATTTTAACCTTCCAGAGGTACAGATAGCCCTTCATGCGAACCGCACTCACCTGCCTTATGAATGGTCAATGTGCAGCAGGTAAATTAGCATACCCTCTCCTAGTTTCATTgatcacaaaattaaataagCTGTTTATAACTAAAGTTATTGGCTTTTTTACTTTGCCTGTCACAGTGTGTTAAACTACTCTGGCATCGATGGGAACATTGACATGCTTCCGGTTCTGAAGAGAATTATACTGAACAAAATTCCTGTTTGGATCTTCAGGTAAATAATTCCATTAAAAACCTCTtttatctccttcttctcctgtCTTTTGCAGCTTAACACCCAGCTTGTCGAAATTGCAGTGGAGATCAAGATTCCGTAGTTCCATTCCTGGGTTCAAGAACTCTCGTAAGAGAACTTGCTCAAGATCTCAACTTCGCGACCACAGTTCCATATGGAGCCTGGTTTCACAAAAGACAAGTAGGTTCTGAGACGGTGAAACAATTTTAAAGTTAGCAAAAGCCAAGTTTGCTCCCTGCAAAAAGTTCTCAAACTGACTGCAAACTTTTCAATGTAACTAGGTTGGAGGCTGGGCCATCGAGTATGGAAAGCTACTGACTTTTGCTACAGTGAGAGGAGCGGCTCATATGGTGCCTTACGCGCAGCCCTCACGAGCTCTGCATTTCTTCAGTAGCTTTGTGAGTGGCCGGAGATTGCCCAACCAAACACATTCTTCTACAGATGAATGAAAGACCAGAGATATCTTTTGTAAGACACTGTAGTTTGTATTTAATTCATCTTTCTCAGGCCTTAGATTGAGTAGAGAGATATAGAAAACACACAAGGGCTTCTGTTGTGGTTTGGTTAGATCTTCAAGTGCATTTGTTTTAGTTATCTtaattttcatttcattattaGGAACATAACTTAGTCTCttgataatgataattaatttgTGATGACAACGTTTCATAATGTATTACCCGAACCAAGAATAGTAATATCAATAATTTTATCaccatattatttgttttacaaaattatgtcaaTATGTTTTAGCAAGAGTACTCGCATATGCACATCCTATAACCAACATAGTCGACACAACCCCCACGTCCATTTTTGTACTTTATTGCGCATAGTCTATCACAGCAACGCAGAGGACAAGTGTCAGTGCACATATCAATCGCGCCGACGCACACTTTGGCTGGTAAAAGTGGCGCACATTTGTAGGTGCACATGCACATCCCATCCCCACCGTTACATTTGCTTACGCTCAATGGCCCGTGTTTGGCCTTGCATCTTTCGTCGCATGTATGAGCTCTTATTTGATTCAAAGCTGAAACATTATATGCTTTAGTAaacttaacattaaaaaaaaaagtatttgtacCATAGTCCATATAGAAAGAACAAGTAaactaagaaaataataatgaaacataTATACTATTTAAATTGTGAGGAAATATGTGATTGTTTTCCGTAACTATGTTATTTTCTATGGacatctaatttattaaatttagattACAGTTtaggatttgaaattttttgttttgatatatagAGCATCCATTTTGATAAACTAGTTGTACACATAACAAAATAGCTTGTtatgtagaaagaaaaaaaatacgcatttcataaatgaaaattaaaattcggaaaattttgaaaaaaaaactctggaAGATATATAATACCTGAGGCAAATATGATAAGTAAGCTAACAAGAAATACAAGTGAGGTTGTCCTCTCCATACTTTCaccttttctagttttcttctaaacttttctttctatgAGAATTGTATGTTCTTGGGGTAATTagttaaatctatatataagcAAGCTAAAGACACTCtattagataaaaataataattaaaagttgaACATGAGGATAATAACTATCTGCCCATTAATAAGTAAATCATGAATTGTTTCATGTACATAAAATTTTGCTTGTTATGGCCAATAAAGTTCATTGTGTTAGTAATTTTCTTCTCATAACAATGTTCCTCAAAATTGGTTATTTTGAGTCAATCAAttaaagttgttgacaaaaaaaaagttctttcagttacaaaatctatatatttgttaaaaaaaagttatgaaagaGAGAGCTAGTCACCCATATGCTTATCTTTCCATGAAATctaaatatctcaaaattaattttaaaaaagatcTCATACTATCTTTAGCAGTATTTTATCAAAGATTTAACTACTCTTTTTCCATTTAATTATTAGATACTATTGACCAAAATAATACCTTTAAAGAtgtattttctaaatatttaaagATATACTTTGAAGTCTTTTCAGCAGTTTTCCTTGTcctttcttttgcattttttcatGGCCTTCAAAgtatactagattaagacccgtgctagagcacgggttgaaattcattttatttatattatagttttagaataaaatataatttatatgattaatttaaaaagtttttttggataaaacattatgcaataaaatcatatgctaaatataattatttgaaaaatatatctattttgtaagttttatattgttaattttgtaattttatgtatgagaaatgattatgtttgttgtttgtttttattttaatttttgaacatgtttggtgaaagttttttaatatgacatgtgcttaggtaagattttattttcagttgcacaataagatctcggaaatcacgattaagtgtgataaattgccaagattttattcctttttacgcctaagaatatatttttatccctaacagtatatattttgtaacgatacatggaatactaaagattttatttaggaaattatataaatcattagaatattctcttgaagaagattctttaggatattcttaagtgtattcatatagcccatggattgaccaattaatctataacgtttttttataaccaacctatatttaatgtataacctattttgtaaccaacttataaaaattatatagtttacaaaaaaaagttgtgtacttccgttttattatatagggtaTTTTGAATgactctatatttttttccgACATCagttaaatgaaaaaaaaaatagtttcacacgcttgcatatatatatatatatatatatatatatatatatatagttacacCTAGTCTTGCGCATTCTGTTTATTCGGGTTAAACATTTCgattaattttggttttcagTTTTTGGAAATCCCCAAATCTTACCaaatgaatcaaataaaaatttaatttatagtacATTTGTTATTAACTGAGCtgatatcaatttttttggaatatccgCATCGATTTTATTCGTaaatatctcctatatattaaaagagaagcattctctaAAAAAAAGTGGATGTGTCGTCGCGAGAGAGTTTTGTCCCTAATTTATTATTTGCCCTTAATATTccataatattacataaaattgccactgctattttttttttgtcaattgccactgctattcaatttatttattacataatattttagatttattaatttagcctcattttgatttattatttacagcTATATACCAttgtgtttttaacaaaaaaataaacaaatgtgttattcttaaaaaatttatcacataactttattaatataaattaagtttaaggttaaatatattttatatattataaaatatgatttattgaaatgcatGTGGATTACCCGCGGATCTCACGAACTCAAGCGGGACAGATGCAAAGACATTTTGCGGCTCAAATATTCAAACCTGTTGCGTGATGCCTTAGAGGACGGGTTTGATCgggttaacaattttatttaaatcatttggttcataaaattttagtttttgtggtttttatctgatttgatagttcaagaatttgataaaaatctaacTGATCACTAATTTCAGTTCACATTCAATCCTGATCTGCTATCATgttaatctaaaatttatggtgaaaagattaatattttaaactttcattaACTTgatgaatttaaacaaataaaagttgttgtcaaaaaaaaaaagaccaatataagtttgtattataaatgttacactaaataaatatatttacaaatataaaatctcaaacaaaaatttgatcCCGTGTAACAGCACACATTATTACCTagttatatgtatatgtatctaaaaatttcaaatatccgttaaaaaaaatctttctctCATACTGTTTCATGTACACAAAATTCCGGATTACTTACTTTGCGGAAGGCTGAGATGAATGAGTAACTTCTTCAGTTCTTTGTAAGCTCGCTGAACAAAAGAGGAACACGCTTACCCTTTCTCGAATCTCAAAATTGGAGTTgcttatctcatatttgaagaaCAATGAGCCTAGCTTAGCTGAGACCGTGGCGGAGTGGAGCATTTCTAAGAGCTGGTACGTGAACTGAAGCCATAATATGTTCCCAAAttacaaaaccatcaaaaatttGCGAACAGAAGACAATCTTAAAATTAATcgtaaaactaatttttaatatatttccaactatatattatgcaaaattatatcattaataagaaaacttatattataagaaaaatatgatagCCTAAAACTAAGTGACACATCTCAAGGTTGGTGGTGTGTTTGTATAAAGAAAGTTTCAAATACACCGAATGTACAATTACACAAATAcagatatatagtttataatagtaaaaatgacaaaaatactaCAGTAGTAATCTaaattagacatatatatagtgagagAAATACATTAATACAGAGATAAGAACAAATCTGTGACTCTCataatcaaaacacacacaccaaaaaaaacaaaaaaaaacaaaaaacacaagaactTGAGATGGAAAACGGAAGCTCCTCCGGAGACAACAAGTCTTCACCAAAACGGATCCGATGCAAAGGTTAGTGAAAATGAAAGGTtctcaaaatatgttttattcgTTGACCGGTGGATGGTACAAACGACGTTGACTTCATGTTTTCTAATGGCAGCTGCGGTTTGTAGGAAGGCCGGAGAGCCGTTGGTGATGGAAGAGATAATGGTTGCGCCGCCGCAGGCTTACGAAGTTCGGATCCGAATCATCTGCACCACGCTATGTCACAGTGACGTCACTTTCTGGAAACTCCAAGTAGTGtactcttctcctcttcttctcttcttctcttcatcgcTTTAGGCATTTACAAATTAAACTGGTTTCAATATTTTACGTAAAAATCTATcgtatatgatatttattagatagatccaacattattaatttctttatcAAAGACACAAGTATTGACTCAATACT
It encodes the following:
- the LOC104725222 gene encoding putative defensin-like protein 179, with protein sequence MERTTSLVFLVSLLIIFASALNQIRAHTCDERCKAKHGPLSVSKCNGGDGMCMCTYKCAPLLPAKVCVGAIDMCTDTCPLRCCDRLCAIKYKNGRGGCVDYVGYRMCICEYSC
- the LOC104725221 gene encoding serine carboxypeptidase-like 42; this translates as MAVAIVLLLLSVQWFAQGYPEEDLVVRLPGQPTVAFKQYAGYVDVDVKAGRSLFYYYVEAVKQPDTKPLTLWLNGGPGCSSIGGGAFTELGPFYPTGDGRGLRVNSMSWNKASNLLFVESPAGVGWSYSNRSSDYNAGDRSTASDMLVFLLRWLDKFPKLKSRDLFLTGESYAGHYIPQLADAILSYNSRSSGFKFNIKGIAIGNPLLKLDRDSPAMYEFFWSHGMISDELKLTITSQCDFEDYTFASPHNVSTACNEALGETENIITEYVNNYDVLLDVCYPSIVQQELRLKKMATKMSLGVDVCMTYERRFYFNLPEVQIALHANRTHLPYEWSMCSSVLNYSGIDGNIDMLPVLKRIILNKIPVWIFSGDQDSVVPFLGSRTLVRELAQDLNFATTVPYGAWFHKRQVGGWAIEYGKLLTFATVRGAAHMVPYAQPSRALHFFSSFVSGRRLPNQTHSSTDE